A genome region from Halorussus pelagicus includes the following:
- a CDS encoding KEOPS complex subunit Pcc1, with the protein MTGRSDSEQSAGRSATIRSRVENAEILAASVRPDNTTEIDTRVERDDGVASVVTTAERETTGGLRSTIDDYVVNLAVAQEVVQIANRFTADADNTTQS; encoded by the coding sequence ATGACTGGTCGCTCCGACTCCGAACAGTCGGCCGGGCGCTCGGCGACGATTCGGTCGCGGGTCGAGAACGCCGAGATTCTGGCGGCGTCGGTTCGACCCGACAACACGACCGAAATCGATACGCGAGTCGAGCGCGACGACGGCGTCGCGTCGGTCGTGACGACCGCCGAGCGCGAGACGACCGGCGGTCTCCGGAGTACGATAGATGACTACGTGGTGAACCTCGCGGTGGCGCAGGAAGTCGTACAGATAGCCAATCGATTCACAGCAGACGCAGACAACACAACCCAATCATGA
- a CDS encoding 30S ribosomal protein S3ae, whose product MSERSVSKQKHEKRWYTIHAPQQFDRQELGGTPADEPDKVLGRNIETTLGELKGDASENNTKLTFKINDVGSDSAYTEFIKHELTRDYLRSLVRRGASKVEAYITVLTTDDYRVQIQPVAFTTKDADASQEQAIRRTMIDIVEEAAEDRTFEDLIDSVVEGRLSSAIYGEAKTIYPLRRVEIQKTTLEARPEEVAAEEETSVDVDDDEVEV is encoded by the coding sequence ATGAGCGAACGATCCGTATCCAAGCAGAAACACGAGAAGCGGTGGTACACCATCCACGCTCCCCAGCAGTTCGACCGACAGGAGCTCGGTGGCACCCCCGCAGACGAACCGGATAAAGTTCTCGGTCGCAACATCGAGACGACGCTGGGCGAGCTGAAAGGCGACGCCAGCGAGAACAACACCAAGCTCACGTTCAAAATCAACGACGTGGGAAGCGACTCGGCGTACACCGAGTTCATCAAGCACGAACTGACCCGCGACTACCTGCGGAGTCTCGTGCGACGCGGTGCCTCGAAGGTCGAGGCGTACATCACGGTCCTGACGACCGACGACTACCGCGTCCAGATTCAGCCCGTCGCGTTCACGACCAAGGACGCCGACGCGAGCCAAGAGCAGGCCATCCGCCGGACGATGATCGACATCGTCGAGGAGGCCGCCGAGGACCGCACCTTCGAGGACCTCATCGACAGCGTGGTCGAGGGGCGGCTCTCGTCGGCTATCTACGGCGAGGCCAAGACCATCTACCCGCTCCGCCGCGTCGAGATTCAGAAGACGACGCTGGAAGCCCGTCCCGAAGAGGTCGCCGCCGAGGAAGAGACCTCCGTGGACGTGGACGACGACGAAGTCGAAGTCTAA